DNA sequence from the Deltaproteobacteria bacterium genome:
TTTTCCAGGTCCCTTGGGGCGAACTTCGCTCATCGCATCCCGACGGCTTCCAGACGGGCACGGAAGGGGTGTCCCCCGCTTTCTCCCGCCTTGCGGCATCGTCGGGGGATTCCGTGACCGTCCAGGGGACGACGTTCTACCGTGTATGGCAAGTGACGCCGGACCCGGAGATCCCCAACCTGAAAACGATCACCGTGTGGTGTTGCTGGCGATCCGGGAAAAGTTCCTGGCGGCAGGCGATGCTCGTGACGCAGCGCGCGGATGCGGGGTACTGACTCGATGAACCGTTGTCGGGGAAGCGCGATCGTCCTGTCGATGCTTCTCCTGGTCATTTTGAGCGCGCTCGGGATGTACGTCGTTTCCGTCCCCGTCGGCATGGGAGAGAGTGCCAACCGGCATCACCGGGCGGCGGTGGCGAGGAACATGGCGAGGGCCGGCGCGAACGCCGCGATCGCGCGGTTTCCATTGGTGAGCCCCGGTGATTCGCCCTACGTTCGCCGGATTCCCGTGGGCCCGAACGTGACGGGACGCTATACAGTGACATCGCGAAAAGCCGGTGCGGAGATCGGGACCGGTTCCGCTGCCGGGTCCGGCTTCGTGGAGTACGACCTGCTCTCCGTGGGGAGCGTGACCGATCTTCCCGATGGAGAAGCCCGTGTTGTGGCGAGAATCCGGTATGGCCCCGATCTCCCCGGGCCGAAGGCACGAATCCTGAAATGGGAAGAGTCCGCTTCGCGCTGACCGCCTTCGAAATGCTCCGCTCCAAGGGGGCTCGAAAAAGGGAATCGACGGGCATCGCTCGCTCGCTTATAGTAGGATCCATAATGAAATCCCGAAGAGATACCCGCCGCATCCACGTCGGCGGCGTGCCCGTGGGCGGGGGATCCCCTGTCTCCGTCCAAAGCATGACGAACACCGACACCCGGGACGTCCGGGCGACCGTTGCGCAGATCCGGTCGCTTGCCCGGGAGGGGTGCGAAATCGCCCGGGTCGCCGTGCCCGACGCGAAGGCGGCCGCGGCGTTCGGGAAGATCCGCGCCGGGTCGCCGATCCCGGTCATCGCCGACATCCACTTCGACCACCGGCTGGCGATCGCCTGCGCCGACGCGGGGGCGGATTGCCTGCGGATCAACCCCGGGAACGTCGGCGGGGAGAAGAACACGATTGAGGTCTTAAGGGCGGCGCGGGCGAATCGGATCCCGGTGCGGATCGGAGTCAACGCGGGGTCGGTCGAGAAAGACCTTCTTGCGAAACACGGCGGGCCGACGCCGAAAGCGCTCGTGGCGAGCGCCGCGCGGTACCTGAAGATCTGTGAAAAGGCGCGCTTCACGGCGCTCAAATTCTCCCTGAAGGCGTCCGACGTGGTGACGACGATCGAGGCGTATCGCCTCTTCTCCCGCCGGTACGATTTTCCTTTGCACATAGGAGTGACGGAGGCGGGGACGATCTTCTCGGGGACGATCAAGTCGTCCGTCGGGATCGGCGTTCTACTGGCGGAGGGGATCGGCGATACGTTGCGGGTATCGCTCACGGGTCCCCCGGAGGAGGAGGTCCGCGTCGGCTGGGAGATCCTGAAAAGCCTCGGGCTGCGCCATCGGGGACCGGTGTTCATCTCGTGCCCCACCTGCGGCAGGGTGTCGATCGATATCGTGAAGATCGCGACCGAGGTGGAGCGGCGGTTGTCGCACCTGCCCGTTCCCCTGAAGGTCGCCGTGATGGGGTGCGCCGTGAACGGCCCGGGCGAGGCGCGCGAGGCCGACGTGGGGGTGGCGGGCGGCAAGGGGGAAGGGCTCATCTTCGTGAGGGGCAAGATCGTGAAGAAGGTGAAGGAGAGCGAGATCGCGGCCGAGGTCGTCCGCATCGCGGAAACGTTGGCCGCCGAAAAAAGGAGAGGCGAGTGATCCGGTATTCCCGATATCTGATGCCGACCACCAAGGAGACGCCGTCCGACGCGGAGGTCGTCAGCCACCGGCTGATGCTGCGCGCGGGGCTCCTCCGGAAAGTGGCTTCGGGGATCTACAACTATCTGCCCGCTGGGCTGCGCGTCCTGCGCAAGGTGGAGCGGATCCTGCGCGAGGAAATGGACGGGGCGGGGGCGCTGGAGGTGCTGATGCCCGCGGTGGTGCCATCCGAGCTCTGGAAGGAGAGCGGCCGGTGGGACGCCTACGGGAAGGAGCTGCTCCGGTTCAAGGACCGGGCGGACCGGGAGTTCTGCCTCGGCCCCACCCATGAAGAGGTGGTCACCGACCTCGTGCGGCGGGAAGTCCGGTCGTACCGGCAGCTACCGCTCACCCTCTACCAGATCCAGGACAAGTTCCGCGACGAGATCCGTCCCCGCTTCGGGCTGATGCGCGGCCGCGAGTTCTTCATGAAGGACGCCTACTCGTTCGACGCGGACGAGGAGGGAGCGGCCGAATCGTACCGGAAGATGTACGACGCCTACTGCCGGATCTTCCGCCGGATGGGGCTCGATTTCCGCGCGGTCGAGGCGGACACCGGGACCATCGGCGGTTCGAGCTCGCACGAGTTCATGGTGATCGCAGACTCCGGCGAGGACGCGATCGTCTCCTGCGCCTCCTGCGCCTACGGGGCGAACGTCGAGAAGGCGGAATGCGTCCCCTCCGTAGCGGCACCATCGGAGAAAGGAAACGGCGCCGCAAAGGAGGGTAATCCCCGCAAAGTCCCCACCCCCGGCAAGCGGACGATCGAGGAGGTGTCGGCCTTCCTCGCGATCGATCCCGCGACGCTCATCAAGACGCTCCTGTTCGAAACGTCCGTCGGGGACGTCGCCGTCCTCGTCTCCGGAGTCCATGAGGTGAACGAGACCAAGGTGAAGAACCACCTCGGCGCCGAATTCGTCCGGCTGGCAGGGGAGGAGCGCGTGCGGCAGATGACGGGTGCCCCGTCGGGGTTCGCCGGGCCCGTCGGGCTCTCCGTGCGGACGATCGCCGATCACTCGGTGCGGTCGATCGCTTCGGGGGCCACCGGCGCGAACGAGAAGGATGTCCATCTCGTCGATGTCGTTCCCGGGAGGGATTTCACCCCGGAAGCGTACGCGGACCTGCGGGTGGTTCGCGAGGGAGACGCCTGCCCGCGGTGCGGCGGGGCGCTCCGGTTCTCGCGCGGGATCGAGGTCGGGCACGTCTTCCGGCTCGGTACGAAATACAGCGAGGCGATGCGGGCGGTCTACCTCGACGAGGGCGGCAAGGAGCGGGAGACCGTGATGGGGTGCTACGGCATCGGCGTCGGGCGGACCGCGGCGGCGGCGATCGAGCAGAACCACGACGGCGACGGGATCATCTGGCCGATCTCCATCGCACCGTTCGAGGTCGCCGTCATCCCCGTAAACGTGAAGCAGGCGGATGTGATGGCGGCCGCGGAGCGGGTGGCGGCGGATCTCGACGCGCGCGGGGTGGAGGTCTTTTTCGACGACCGCGAGGAGCGCCCCGGCATCAAGTTCAAGGACGCGGACCTGACGGGAATCCCCGTGCGCATCACCCTCGGGGAAAAGAACGTGACGGCCGGGTTCGGCGAGATCCGCGACCGGAAGACGGGGGAGACGGTCCGGATCCCGCTGGCGGAGCTGGCGAACGAGGCGTTCGCGCTGGTCGAGAAGAAAAAAGCGGAGTGCGCCCCATGAAGGACCGGATCATCGTCGCTCTCGACACCGACTCCCCCGAGGCCGCCCTTGCGACCGTCAAGGCGCTTTCGGGCGAGGTCGGGATGTTCAAGGTCGGGATGGAGCTGTTCCCCCGGGGTGGCCCCGAACTGGTCCGCCGCATCCGCGAGGCCGGGTTCGATGTTTTCCTCGATCTTAAATTCCACGACATCCCCAACACGGTCGCCGGCGCCGTCCGCTCCGCCGCGGCGCTCGGGGTGAAATTCGCAACGGTCCACGCCTCCGGCGGTCGGGCGATGCTCACGGCGGCCGCGGAAAGCGCTCGCGGCACGGGGACGACGATTCTCGCCGTGACCGTCCTCACCAGCCTGGACGACGCGGACCTCGCGGACGTCGGGTTCTCCCTCGGCGCGGCGGAGGCGGTTGCGCGACTCGCCGACCTCGCGGTTTCCTGCGGGGTCAAAGGGATCGTCTGCTCCGCGAAGGAAGTCGAGGCTGTGCGCTCCCGCGTCGGGAAGGGGGTCACCCTCGTCACTCCCGGCGTGCGGATGCAGGGGGACGCCGTGGGGGACCAGAAGCGGGTGGTGACGCCGGCCGAGGCGATCCGGAGGGGCGCGGATTACCTGGTCGTCGGACGGCCGATCACGAAGGCGGAGGACCCGGCGGCGGCGGCGCGAGCGATCGCGGCGTCGATGCGCGGCGTCATGACGAAAGGGGAACGATCTTGAAGGGTCCTGGCGGTTCCATCTGGGTGACGGGCCGGCATCCCGTCGAGGAACTCCTCGCATCGGCGACGCAGCGGGCCCGGAAGGTCCTCTTGAGCGACACGATCCCCAAGGAGGTGCGGGCCGGATTCGAACAGCGCGCC
Encoded proteins:
- the pyrF gene encoding orotidine-5'-phosphate decarboxylase is translated as MRPMKDRIIVALDTDSPEAALATVKALSGEVGMFKVGMELFPRGGPELVRRIREAGFDVFLDLKFHDIPNTVAGAVRSAAALGVKFATVHASGGRAMLTAAAESARGTGTTILAVTVLTSLDDADLADVGFSLGAAEAVARLADLAVSCGVKGIVCSAKEVEAVRSRVGKGVTLVTPGVRMQGDAVGDQKRVVTPAEAIRRGADYLVVGRPITKAEDPAAAARAIAASMRGVMTKGERS
- a CDS encoding proline--tRNA ligase; this encodes MRYSRYLMPTTKETPSDAEVVSHRLMLRAGLLRKVASGIYNYLPAGLRVLRKVERILREEMDGAGALEVLMPAVVPSELWKESGRWDAYGKELLRFKDRADREFCLGPTHEEVVTDLVRREVRSYRQLPLTLYQIQDKFRDEIRPRFGLMRGREFFMKDAYSFDADEEGAAESYRKMYDAYCRIFRRMGLDFRAVEADTGTIGGSSSHEFMVIADSGEDAIVSCASCAYGANVEKAECVPSVAAPSEKGNGAAKEGNPRKVPTPGKRTIEEVSAFLAIDPATLIKTLLFETSVGDVAVLVSGVHEVNETKVKNHLGAEFVRLAGEERVRQMTGAPSGFAGPVGLSVRTIADHSVRSIASGATGANEKDVHLVDVVPGRDFTPEAYADLRVVREGDACPRCGGALRFSRGIEVGHVFRLGTKYSEAMRAVYLDEGGKERETVMGCYGIGVGRTAAAAIEQNHDGDGIIWPISIAPFEVAVIPVNVKQADVMAAAERVAADLDARGVEVFFDDREERPGIKFKDADLTGIPVRITLGEKNVTAGFGEIRDRKTGETVRIPLAELANEAFALVEKKKAECAP
- the ispG gene encoding flavodoxin-dependent (E)-4-hydroxy-3-methylbut-2-enyl-diphosphate synthase, with translation MKSRRDTRRIHVGGVPVGGGSPVSVQSMTNTDTRDVRATVAQIRSLAREGCEIARVAVPDAKAAAAFGKIRAGSPIPVIADIHFDHRLAIACADAGADCLRINPGNVGGEKNTIEVLRAARANRIPVRIGVNAGSVEKDLLAKHGGPTPKALVASAARYLKICEKARFTALKFSLKASDVVTTIEAYRLFSRRYDFPLHIGVTEAGTIFSGTIKSSVGIGVLLAEGIGDTLRVSLTGPPEEEVRVGWEILKSLGLRHRGPVFISCPTCGRVSIDIVKIATEVERRLSHLPVPLKVAVMGCAVNGPGEAREADVGVAGGKGEGLIFVRGKIVKKVKESEIAAEVVRIAETLAAEKRRGE